In one Arachis duranensis cultivar V14167 chromosome 9, aradu.V14167.gnm2.J7QH, whole genome shotgun sequence genomic region, the following are encoded:
- the LOC107467667 gene encoding deaminated glutathione amidase, chloroplastic/cytosolic produces MPVNVIGRIYTRLLLPRFCVSGESTMPSNSVRVAAAQMTSINDLAANFATCSRLVKEAASAGAKLLCFPEAFSYVGAKDGDSVSIAEPLNGPLMIKYCSLARESSIWLSLGGFQEKGSDDEHLCNTHVVVDDTGEIRSSYRKIHLFDVDVPGGRVYKESRFTEAGKDVVAVDSPIGRLGLTVCYDLRFPEIYQLLRFQHGAQVLLVPSAFTKVTGEAHWEILLRARAIENQCYVIAAAQAGKHNEKRESYGDTLIIDPWGTVVGRLPDRLSTGIAVADIDLSLVDSVREKMPIAKQRKPIDFWKAASL; encoded by the exons ATGCCGGTGAATGTGATTGGTAGAATCTACACTCGCCTTCTTCTTCCACGCTTCTGTGTGTCCGGCGAGTCAACCATGCCGTCCAACTCAGTCCGAGTCGCAGCCGCTCAGATGACTTCCATCAACGACCTCGCTGCCAATTTCGCCACTTGCTCACGTCTTGTCAAA GAAGCAGCATCAGCTGGAGCAAAATTGCTTTGCTTTCCTGAAGCTTTCTCTTATGTTGGTGCCAAGGATGGAGATAGTGTTAGCATTGCTGAACCTTTAAATGGCCCACTCATGATCAAATATTGCTCTTTGGCAAG AGAATCCAGCATTTGGTTGTCACTTGGAGGCTTTCAAGAAAAAGGATCTGATGATGAACACTTGTGTAATACTCACGTCGTGGTGGATGATACCGGGGAAATTAGAAGTTCTTATAGAAAGATACACCT GTTTGATGTAGATGTTCCTGGTGGAAGGGTATATAAAGAAAGTAGATTTACAGAAGCAG GCAAAGATGTTGTTGCAGTAGACAGTCCTATTGGGCGATTGGGCCTCACTGTTTGCTACGATTTGAGATTTCCAGAGATTTATCAGTTGTTACGTTTCCAACATGGAGCACAG GTATTACTGGTTCCTTCAGCGTTCACTAAAGTGACTGGTGAAGCACATTGGGAGATTCTTCTTCGTGCTCGTGCAATTGAGAATCAATGCTAT GTCATAGCTGCTGCACAAGCTGGTAAACACAATGAGAAAAGAGAGAGTTATGGTGATACATTGATTATCGATCCCTGGGGAACTGTTGTTGGCCGATTACCAG ATCGATTGTCCACTGGCATTGCGGTAGCTGATATTGATTTATCATTGGTTGATTCTGTAAGGGAGAAGATGCCAATTGCTAAG CAAAGGAAGCCAATTGACTTCTGGAAAGCTGCATCATTATAG
- the LOC107467666 gene encoding uncharacterized protein LOC107467666, with amino-acid sequence MKKLLFFKSSASSGGGNNVATPKSTNKHTLWENSSDNGMNSQAHGKAENYSQGPKGLFSKSRKQVSDTHSSCAGPALRRSRSFSSAAYHLKDPSRSPSSSIASDPYHQFEHSSRCQALNSEKQKRDKPAQFAVSSNHNSNGYERPGSHSSSRSHHDLSGNSSTCSSNVSTKVVDRYIDGEQQLEDSRPRSNSHSYNSGHGNYGVMLPPKIQLTAPNSPTDGSKDKPRAHSFREAKVSRPRLSSRDWMENGFGHESPRSIAKNVIERLSQSRDLSKARSKDLDLDNPITIEDIYARSVNGHYDSDLDDTPPKSYLLDEPFRMTNGYHGMNGISEGISCDEVNADADSDPELMRRSREAEERVIHLSKTLERENFFPDGGYDVPTLIQTIRNLAEEKISLALEVSTQLRSRISDRASAKEELRRVKTEQEFRTQRLEKEKNEMQSALEKELDRRSSDWSFKLEKFQLEEQRLRERVRELAEQNVSLQREVSSFGEREMESKRVMAYTDQQLKGLTEKTEKMKEEIVDLQQNLLELQEKYKIAEENRDCIRRNFEEKDKECKELQKSLTRLLRTCSDQEKTIAGLQEGFNVELETNKSKEGVDKHIAKMQMEQMRLAGVELALRRELESYKVEADSLRHENIILLNRLKADGKECFVATYKLDKELWARVCCLQNQGLTMLNESTSLCSNMMEFIKGKGSHLRQNIQLDREVIGNGLDAQFILESETKILGLKSGTDRLTRSLQTMSSLMNEKSNPLTSKFQSECIDADKSTQLNDQSSEDILRTELKAECLVTSLLREKMYSKELQVEQMQAELATAVRGNDILRSEVQNAMDNLSSVTHKLKDLELQMMKKDESINHLQSDLQEAIRELTITRGMLPQVSEDRDRCWEKVKQCSEQNMLLKSEVNVLKNKIETLEEDILVKEGQITILKDSLGKKPFDLLSTDSMHEFLIR; translated from the exons ATGAAGaaactattatttttcaaatcctctGCATCCAGCGGTGGAGGCAACAATGTAGCTACTCCAAAATCAACAAACAAGCATACATTATGGGAGAATTCATCAGATAATGGAATGAATAGTCAGGCTCATGGAAAAGCTGAAAATTATTCCCAGGGCCCCAAGGGATTGTTCTCCAAATCTCGAAAACAAGTTTCTGATACTCATAGTTCTTGTGCTGGTCCAGCTCTTAGAAGGAGCAGGTCATTTTCGTCCGCTGCCTATCACTTGAAAGATCCAAGTAGATCTCCTTCTAGTAGCATTGCTAGTGATCCGTATCATCAGTTTGAGCATTCGTCTCG TTGTCAGGCTCTTAACTCTGAGAAGCAAAAGAGGGATAAGCCAGCACAATTTGCAGTATCTTCTAACCACAATTCCAATGGATACGAGAGACCTGGGTCCCATAGTTCTTCACGATCCCATCATGATTTATCTGGGAACTCTTCGACTTGCTCTAGCAATGTTTCAACTAAGGTTGTAGACCGTTATATTGATGGGGAGCAGCAACTGGAGGACAGTAGACCCAGGAGCAATTCACATAGTTATAATTCTGGGCATGGAAATTATGGTGTGATGCTGCCCCCAAAAATTCAGCTCACAGCACCTAATTCACCAACAGATGGATCCAAAGATAAACCAAGGGCTCACTCATTCAGAGAAGCCAAAGTTAGTCGTCCTCGCCTCTCATCTCGAGATTGGATGGAAAATGGGTTTGGACATGAATCACCAAGGAGTATTGCAAAAAATGTCATTGAGAGACTTTCTCAGTCTCGTGATCTCTCTAAAGCTAGGTCAAAGGATTTGGATCTTGACAATCCAATCACAATCGAAGATATCTATGCAAGATCAGTGAATGGGCACTATGACTCTGATTTGGATGACACCCCACCAAAAAGTTATTTGTTGGATGAACCATTCAGGATGACAAATGGTTATCATGGCATGAATGGCATTTCTGAGGGTATAAGCTGTGATGAAGTTAATGCTGATGCTGATTCTGATCCAGAACTAATGAGAAGGTCAAGGGAAGCTGAGGAGAGAGTTATTCATCTTTCTAAGACGTTAGAACGAGAAAACTTTTTCCCTGATGGTGGTTATGATGTGCCAACACTGATTCAGACAATCAGAAACCTGGCAGAGGAGAAAATAAGCTTGGCTCTTGAAGTTTCGACCCAACTAAGGTCTCGAATCTCTGACAGAGCATCTGCTAAGGAAGAACTTAGACGTGTAAAGACGGAACAGGAGTTTCGAACTCAACGACTTGAGAAAGAGAAGAACGAGATGCAGTCTGCATTGGAAAAGGAACTGGACAGGAGGTCAAGTGACTGGTCGTTCAAGCTTGAGAAGTTCCAGTTAGAAGAACAAAGGCTCCGTGAACGTGTTAGAGAGCTTGCAGAGCAGAATGTATCACTTCAAAGGGAAGTCTCCTCTTTTGGTGAGAGGGAGATGGAGAGCAAACGTGTGATGGCATACACTGATCAACAGCTCAAGGGATTGACTGAAAAGACAGAGAAAATGAAAGAGGAGATTGTTGATTTGCAGCAAAATCTCTTAGAACTACAAGAGAAATATAAGATAGCAGAAGAAAATCGGGACTGTATTCGAAGGAATTTTGAAGAGAAGGATAAGGAGTGCAAAGAGTTACAAAAGTCCTTAACGAGATTATTAAGGACTTGCAGTGACCAAGAGAAGACAATTGCAGGATTACAAGAGGGCTTTAATGTGGAACTTGAGACAAACAAATCTAAGGAGGGCGTTGATAAGCACATTGCCAAAATGCAAATGGAGCAGATGAGGTTAGCCGGAGTAGAATTGGCCTTGAGAAGGGAACTAGAATCCTACAAGGTTGAAGCAGATTCTCTTCGCCATGAGAATATAATTCTGTTAAACAGATTGAAAGCTGATGGTAAAGAATGTTTTGTCGCAACTTATAAATTAGACAAAGAACTGTGGGCTCGCGTCTGCTGCCTTCAGAATCAAGGCCTAACAATGCTGAATGAAAGCACATCTCTGTGTTCTAACATGATGGAATTCATTAAAGGGAAAGGAAGTCATCTTCGTCAAAATATCCAACTGGATAGAGAAGTCATTGGAAACGGTTTAGATGCGCAGTTTATTCTTGAATCTGAAACAAAAATTCTGGGACTTAAAAGTGGTACTGATCGCTTAACTAGGAGTTTGCAGACAATGTCTTCTTTGATGAACGAAAAGTCAAATCCATTGACTTCTAAATTTCAGTCAGAATGTATAGATGCTGATAAATCAACTCAACTGAATGATCAATCATCTGAG GATATACTAAGAACTGAGCTTAAAGCAGAATGTTTGGTAACAAGTTTATTACGAGAAAAGATGTACTCTAAAGAGCTCCAAGTTGAGCAGATGCAAGCTGAACTGGCTACAGCAGTAAGAGGAAATGACATACTTAGATCTGAAGTGCAGAATGCTATGGACAACCTTTCAAGTGTAACACATAAGTTGAAGGACCTTGAACTTCAG ATGATGAAGAAAGATGAGAGTATAAACCACCTTCAAAGTGATCTTCAAGAGGCTATAAGGGAGTTAACAATAACGAGGGGAATGTTGCCCCAAGTGTCAGAGGACAGGGATCGTTGCTGGGAAAAAGTGAAACAGTGTAGTGAGCAGAATATGCTGTTGAAATCAGAGGTCAATGTATTGAAGAACAAGATAGAGACACTTGAAGAAGATATACTTGTCAAGGAAGGTCAAATAACAATCTTGAAGGATTCCCTTGGCAAAAAACCCTTTGATCTCCTTAGTACTGAttccatgcatgagtttttgaTTAGATGA